A section of the Salmo salar chromosome ssa05, Ssal_v3.1, whole genome shotgun sequence genome encodes:
- the LOC106605327 gene encoding leucine-rich repeat and immunoglobulin-like domain-containing nogo receptor-interacting protein 1, whose amino-acid sequence MFVESVVRWGAFSILLQCGLLGVSAGDFPWPCPARCVCRLETLEANCSDKQLTSVSQGFASGTQRINLSRNKLKTLGRRQFFGMTQLEDLDISDNVIAMIEVEAFQGLQNLKTLCIRGNRLKIISVGVFSGLPSLRFLDLSENEILVFLDYTFRELVSLHQLEAGENDLVFISQRAFTGLQNLQELNLDRSNLTSIPTEALSQLQSLTRLRMFRLTISALPNNAFRRLHRLRSLVISHWPLLDTLASNSLIGLNLTSLVLSSCNLSAVPYQVLRHLVYLGYLDLSYNPITAIQGNLLGDLLRLQELHLAGGNLLRIEPGAFRGLAYFRLLNVTSNQLSTLEESAFHSVGNLQVLRLDGNPLACDCRLLWVVRRRQRLNFDGRQPTCSTPDMVREREFRDFSEKELPRLFTCRQARIVDRRSQEVRVEEGTTVLFSCKADGDPMPSFTWLSAQRIPLSTTGRIRVLSNGTLEVRYAQVQDSGTYRCTAGNAAGNDSLYVSLYVKGFPRNRTMPFFTDEGWIESSHAPTANSSAQVANQYPFDAKTLIIATTMGFLSFLSSVAICFVFMFFWSQSKGQIKHTATIDYVPRTSMGVGGGGGGGGDAGKFTMKLI is encoded by the coding sequence ATGTTTGTGGAGTCTGTTGTCCGATGGGGGGCATTTAGCATCTTGCTCCAGTGTGGATTATTGGGTGTGTCAGCAGGGGACTTCCCCTGGCCTTGccctgccaggtgtgtgtgtcggCTTGAGACTTTAGAAGCGAACTGCTCTGACAAACAGCTGACTTCTGTGTCTCAGGGCTTCGCTAGTGGCACCCAGCGCATTAACTTATCTCGTAACAAGCTGAAGACGCTGGGTCGTCGCCAGTTCTTTGGCATGACCCAGCTAGAGGATCTGGACATTAGTGACAATGTCATCGCCATGATTGAAGTGGAGGCTTTCCAGGGCCTGCAGAACCTCAAGACCCTGTGCATTAGGGGCAACCGCCTCAAGATCATCTCTGTGGGGGTCTTCTCCGGACTGCCCAGCCTGCGCTTCCTGGACCTGAGTGAGAATGAGATCCTGGTCTTTCTGGACTACACCTTCCGTGAGTTGGTGAGCCTGCACCAGCTGGAGGCTGGGGAGAATGACCTGGTGTTCATCTCCCAGCGGGCCTTTACCGGCCTGCAGAACCTGCAGGAGCTCAATCTGGACCGCAGCAACCTGACCTCCATCCCCACCGAGGCACTGTCCCAGCTCCAGAGCCTGACTCGGCTGCGCATGTTCCGCCTCACCATTTCGGCACTGCCCAACAATGCCTTCCGCCGCCTGCATCGACTGCGCAGCCTCGTCATCTCCCACTGGCCCTTGCTGGACACCCTGGCCAGCAACAGCCTGATTGGCCTCAACCTCACCTCGCTGGTCCTCAGCAGCTGCAACCTTAGTGCTGTCCCATACCAGGTGCTGCGCCACCTGGTCTACCTTGGCTACCTGGACCTGTCCTACAACCCCATCACAGCCATCCAGGGTAACCTGCTGGGGGACCTGTTGCGGCTGCAGGAACTGCACCTAGCTGGGGGCAACCTGCTCCGCATCGAGCCAGGGGCCTTCAGGGGGCTGGCTTACTTCCGTCTGCTCAACGTGACATCCAACCAGCTCAGCACGCTGGAGGAGAGTGCCTTCCACTCGGTGGGGAATCTGCAGGTCCTGCGGCTAGATGGGAACCCCCTGGCCTGCGACTGCCGACTGCTCTGGGTGGTCCGCCGGCGACAGCGCCTAAACTTTGATGGCCGCCAACCCACCTGCTCCACCCCGGACATGGTGCGAGAGCGGGAATTCCGGGACTTCTCGGAGAAAGAGCTCCCGAGACTGTTCACCTGTCGGCAGGCCCGCATTGTAGACCGCAGGTCCCAGGAGGTCAGGGTGGAGGAGGGCACTACGGTGCTCTTCTCCTGCAAGGCGGACGGTGACCCAATGCCCTCCTTTACCTGGTTGTCAGCCCAGCGGATTCCGCTCTCCACTACGGGGCGCATCAGGGTGTTGTCCAATGGGACTCTAGAGGTACGCTATGCCCAGGTTCAGGACAGCGGCACATACCGGTGCACAGCGGGCAACGCTGCAGGCAACGACAGCCTGTACGTCAGCCTCTATGTGAAGGGTTTCCCACGTAACCGCACCATGCCCTTTTTCACCGACGAAGGCTGGATAGAGTCCTCACACGCCCCTACTGCCAACTCCTCTGCCCAGGTGGCCAACCAGTACCCGTTTGATGCCAAGACACTGATCATCGCCACCACTATGGGCTTCCTGTCCTTCCTCAGCTCAGTGGCTATCTGCTTCGTCTTCATGTTCTTCTGGAGCCAGAGCAAGGGGCAAATCAAACACACAGCCACCATCGACTATGTGCCCCGTACCTCAatgggggtaggaggaggaggagggggtggaggtgaCGCTGGCAAGTTCACCATGAAGCTTATCTAA